One stretch of Sinomonas terrae DNA includes these proteins:
- a CDS encoding glutamate--cysteine ligase — translation MHIDFAPSKQSTIGMEWELALVDRHGGELVSAAPDVMRGVFAEHPELNAECPRVHQELLLNTVEIVTDVHNTVHEAKDDLATTMDAVRDVTDRLGVELFSAGSHPFSPPRLQPVTDKDRYAKLIDRTQWWGRQMVIYGVHIHVGLDRGDKAMPVLDALVNYFPHFQALSASSPYWGGEDTGYASQRALMFQQLPTAGLPFQFSDWTGFEGYVQDMLTTGVIDVISEIRWDIRPVPRLGTVEMRVCDGLSTLEEVGAIGALTQCLVEEASRTLDSGGSIPTMPPWHVQENKWRSARYGLDAIIILDAAGHEQLVTEHLAETLDRLEPIASDLGCEKELRDIAGIIRRGAGYQRQRRTAEAHGGDLRAVVLEEARLMREGHPA, via the coding sequence ATGCACATCGACTTCGCGCCCTCGAAGCAGTCCACAATCGGGATGGAATGGGAACTCGCACTCGTGGACCGGCACGGAGGCGAGCTTGTCTCGGCAGCCCCCGACGTGATGCGGGGCGTTTTCGCCGAGCATCCTGAACTCAACGCGGAGTGCCCGCGGGTCCACCAGGAGCTCCTGCTCAACACCGTTGAGATCGTGACGGATGTCCACAACACGGTCCACGAGGCGAAAGACGACCTCGCAACGACGATGGACGCAGTCCGCGATGTCACTGATCGGCTCGGCGTCGAGCTGTTCTCCGCCGGAAGCCACCCGTTCAGCCCACCGCGCCTCCAGCCGGTCACTGACAAGGACCGCTACGCGAAGCTCATCGACCGGACCCAGTGGTGGGGCAGGCAGATGGTCATCTACGGCGTGCACATCCACGTGGGCCTGGACCGAGGCGACAAGGCGATGCCGGTCCTCGATGCCCTCGTGAACTACTTCCCGCACTTCCAGGCCCTCTCGGCGTCGAGCCCATACTGGGGCGGCGAGGACACGGGGTACGCGTCGCAGCGCGCGCTCATGTTCCAGCAGCTCCCCACGGCCGGGCTTCCATTCCAGTTCTCCGATTGGACCGGTTTCGAGGGCTACGTCCAGGACATGCTCACGACCGGCGTGATCGACGTCATCAGTGAGATCCGCTGGGATATCCGCCCTGTGCCACGCCTCGGCACGGTCGAGATGCGCGTGTGCGACGGCCTCTCGACCCTAGAGGAGGTCGGCGCGATCGGCGCCCTGACCCAATGCCTTGTGGAGGAGGCATCGCGGACGCTGGACAGCGGCGGCTCGATCCCGACCATGCCCCCCTGGCACGTGCAGGAGAACAAGTGGCGCTCCGCCCGGTACGGCCTGGACGCGATCATCATCCTCGACGCAGCGGGCCACGAACAGCTCGTCACGGAACACCTCGCCGAGACACTCGATCGCCTTGAGCCTATCGCCAGTGATCTCGGCTGCGAGAAGGAGCTCCGCGACATCGCGGGCATCATCCGGCGCGGCGCCGGGTACCAGCGGCAGCGTCGCACAGCAGAGGCCCACGGCGGCGACCTGCGCGCCGTCGTCCTCGAGGAGGCGCGGCTCATGCGGGAGGGCCACCCGGCGTGA
- a CDS encoding maleate cis-trans isomerase family protein has protein sequence MTAIQTTRPTRIGMIVPSSNTCLEPMTYRILGAREDVTVHSTRIPVTRIALDSGSDRQFDVEGMRRAAELLATADVDVIAWNGTSGSWLGPEHDREIVAEITAATGIPATTSTLAYLDAFAQFGTETVGLVTPYTADVNLEVVARYAAEGVRVKGHRALGLSDNESFARVAPEELLPGSLELAAERPDALVYLCTNLYGAPVVARVEEQTGVPALDSVAVTLWRCLQLAGAPLLDPHWGKLLA, from the coding sequence GTGACCGCCATTCAGACAACACGGCCCACACGGATCGGGATGATCGTCCCGTCCTCCAACACCTGCCTCGAGCCGATGACCTACCGGATCTTGGGCGCTCGTGAGGACGTGACAGTCCACTCGACCCGCATCCCGGTGACCCGAATCGCGCTCGACTCGGGCTCAGACCGTCAGTTCGACGTCGAAGGCATGCGGCGCGCCGCGGAGCTCCTCGCGACCGCGGACGTCGATGTGATCGCTTGGAACGGGACTTCGGGGTCTTGGCTCGGACCGGAACACGACCGGGAGATCGTCGCTGAGATCACGGCCGCCACTGGGATCCCTGCCACAACGTCAACGCTCGCGTACCTCGACGCGTTCGCCCAGTTCGGCACCGAAACCGTGGGTCTCGTGACGCCCTACACCGCGGACGTGAACCTGGAGGTCGTCGCGAGGTACGCCGCCGAGGGCGTGCGCGTGAAGGGGCATCGAGCCCTCGGGCTGAGCGACAACGAGTCGTTCGCCCGCGTTGCACCCGAGGAACTCCTGCCCGGATCGCTCGAACTCGCCGCCGAACGGCCCGACGCCCTCGTGTACCTCTGCACGAATCTCTACGGGGCACCCGTCGTCGCCCGCGTCGAGGAGCAGACCGGGGTGCCCGCGCTCGATTCCGTCGCCGTCACCCTGTGGCGCTGCCTCCAGCTGGCTGGAGCGCCTCTGCTGGATCCGCACTGGGGCAAGCTTCTGGCCTGA
- the tsaD gene encoding tRNA (adenosine(37)-N6)-threonylcarbamoyltransferase complex transferase subunit TsaD, with the protein MKEPLVLGIESSCDETGVGIVRGTTLLANTVSTSMDEHVRFGGVIPEIASRAHLDAMVPTLTEALATAGVTLEDVDALAVTSGPGLAGALMVGVCAAKALAVATGKPLYAINHLVAHVGVGLLDDGVYGGALPEDLGALLVSGGHTEILRVRNIASDVELLGSTIDDAAGEAYDKVARLLGLAYPGGPAIDRLAKEGDPRAFRFPRGLTQPKYMGSPEAPGPHRYDWSFSGLKTAVARCVEQHDAAGKPVPVADIAASFQEAVVDVVTSKAILACREHGLRNLLLGGGVAANSRLRELTAERCAAAGISLAVPPFSLCTDNGAMVAALAARVIMDGRSPSELSFAPDSSLPVTTVSA; encoded by the coding sequence GTGAAGGAGCCACTCGTCCTCGGGATCGAGTCGTCGTGCGACGAGACCGGCGTCGGGATCGTGCGGGGGACGACCCTGCTCGCGAACACCGTCTCAACTTCGATGGACGAGCATGTGCGCTTCGGCGGCGTCATCCCCGAGATCGCGTCCCGTGCGCATCTCGACGCCATGGTGCCCACTCTCACGGAGGCCCTCGCCACGGCCGGCGTGACGCTCGAGGACGTCGACGCGCTCGCGGTCACGTCCGGGCCGGGACTCGCAGGGGCGCTCATGGTGGGGGTGTGCGCCGCGAAGGCGCTCGCCGTGGCCACCGGCAAGCCGCTCTACGCGATCAACCACCTCGTGGCGCACGTGGGCGTGGGGCTCCTCGACGACGGCGTGTACGGCGGGGCGCTGCCCGAGGACCTCGGGGCACTGCTCGTCTCGGGCGGCCACACGGAGATCCTGCGGGTGCGGAACATCGCATCGGACGTCGAGCTTCTCGGGTCGACGATCGACGACGCGGCCGGCGAGGCCTACGACAAGGTGGCCCGGCTCCTCGGGCTCGCATACCCCGGCGGCCCGGCTATAGACCGTCTCGCGAAGGAAGGCGACCCGCGGGCCTTCCGCTTCCCGCGCGGCCTCACCCAGCCCAAGTACATGGGCTCGCCCGAGGCGCCCGGCCCGCACCGCTACGACTGGTCGTTCTCGGGGCTCAAGACCGCAGTGGCGCGGTGCGTCGAGCAGCACGATGCCGCCGGGAAGCCGGTGCCCGTCGCGGACATCGCGGCCTCGTTCCAGGAGGCCGTCGTCGACGTCGTGACGTCGAAGGCGATCCTCGCGTGCCGCGAGCACGGTCTGCGCAACCTCCTGCTCGGCGGGGGAGTGGCCGCCAACTCGCGGCTGCGCGAGCTGACTGCCGAGCGCTGCGCGGCCGCCGGCATCTCCCTCGCCGTGCCGCCGTTCTCGCTCTGCACGGACAACGGAGCGATGGTTGCCGCCCTCGCCGCGCGGGTGATCATGGACGGGCGCTCGCCGAGCGAGCTCTCGTTCGCTCCGGATTCGTCGCTTCCGGTGACGACCGTCTCCGCCTGA
- the tsaE gene encoding tRNA (adenosine(37)-N6)-threonylcarbamoyltransferase complex ATPase subunit type 1 TsaE, which translates to MSTASPPSGDPTPAWELRARPTTAEETQALGAALGRVLEAGDLVVLTGALGAGKTTFTQGLGAGLGVRGGIISPTFVLVRIHPNLTDGPRPGGPDLVHVDAYRLEGEAEVEDLDLENWADTSVTVVEWGRGLVEDLAESWLDIELERGPLPAAAGGAAGADPEVDFDPAGAEATVDEEYDDDEPRLVVVRGFGPRWGEPPALPGAVAAEGSEDAR; encoded by the coding sequence GTGAGCACTGCCAGTCCGCCTTCCGGCGATCCGACCCCAGCCTGGGAACTCCGGGCGAGGCCGACGACGGCGGAGGAGACCCAGGCGCTCGGCGCGGCGCTGGGGAGAGTCCTCGAAGCGGGTGATCTCGTCGTGCTCACGGGCGCGCTCGGCGCGGGGAAGACCACCTTCACCCAGGGCCTCGGCGCGGGCCTCGGCGTGCGCGGCGGGATCATTTCGCCGACCTTCGTGCTGGTGCGCATTCACCCGAACCTGACCGACGGCCCTCGGCCGGGCGGTCCCGACCTCGTGCACGTCGATGCCTACAGGCTCGAGGGGGAGGCCGAGGTAGAGGACCTCGACCTCGAGAACTGGGCGGACACCTCTGTGACCGTTGTCGAGTGGGGCCGCGGGCTCGTCGAGGACCTCGCCGAGTCCTGGCTCGACATCGAGCTCGAGCGGGGCCCGCTGCCCGCCGCTGCTGGCGGGGCAGCGGGGGCGGATCCCGAAGTGGACTTCGACCCCGCGGGCGCCGAGGCGACCGTCGACGAAGAGTACGACGACGACGAGCCGCGCCTCGTCGTCGTGCGTGGTTTCGGGCCGCGCTGGGGCGAGCCGCCAGCCCTGCCTGGCGCCGTCGCAGCCGAGGGGTCGGAGGACGCGCGGTGA
- a CDS encoding formate--tetrahydrofolate ligase, protein MSATAATPSDLEIARAANLRPIGEIAASAGIPEEAIEPYGRYKGKIDVAQLPPPDALGQVVLVSAISPTPAGEGKSTLTVGLADALARAGKRTMVAIREPSLGPVLGMKGGATGGGRSQILPMEDINLHFTGDFHAITSANNALCALIDNHIFQGNELGIDPRRITFRRVMDMNDRSLREIVVGLGGPAQGVPRQDGFDITVASEVMAVFCLASSPQDLTERLARITIGYTFDRRPVTVADLRAQGVMAMLLKDAIKPNLVQTIAGTPALVHGGPFANIAHGCNSVIATTTARRLAEVVVTEAGFGADLGAEKFVDIKARCADVAPSAVVLVATVRALKHHGGLPLDRLSEPDVAALEDGLPNLARHIATVRKFGLEPVVAVNRFVTDTEEELAAIVAWCRQAGVRAAVADVWARGGGDDGGDDLAQEVLAALAAPGACRQLYPLELPVEEKVRTIVREVYGGADVEFSEAARRQLAQIRENGWDALPVCMAKTQYSFSDNPSLLGAPEGFTVHVRELRARTGAGFIIAVTGTLMTMPGLPKDPGALRMGLDERGRPEGLF, encoded by the coding sequence ATGAGCGCCACGGCCGCAACGCCCAGCGATCTCGAAATCGCGCGGGCCGCCAACCTCCGCCCCATCGGAGAGATCGCCGCATCAGCCGGGATTCCGGAGGAGGCGATCGAGCCGTACGGCCGTTACAAGGGAAAGATCGACGTCGCCCAGCTCCCTCCGCCGGATGCGCTCGGTCAGGTGGTCCTCGTCTCGGCCATCTCGCCGACGCCCGCTGGCGAGGGCAAGTCGACGTTGACCGTCGGGCTCGCCGACGCCCTCGCCCGCGCGGGGAAGCGCACCATGGTGGCGATCCGGGAGCCCAGCCTCGGCCCTGTGCTCGGCATGAAGGGCGGGGCGACGGGCGGCGGCCGCTCCCAGATCCTGCCCATGGAGGACATCAACCTTCATTTCACCGGCGACTTCCACGCGATCACGTCCGCCAACAACGCGCTCTGCGCCCTCATCGACAACCACATCTTCCAGGGCAATGAGCTGGGCATCGACCCGCGGCGGATCACGTTCCGGCGGGTCATGGACATGAACGACCGCAGCCTGCGCGAGATCGTCGTGGGACTCGGCGGTCCGGCTCAAGGGGTGCCCCGGCAGGACGGCTTCGACATCACGGTGGCCTCCGAAGTGATGGCCGTCTTCTGCCTTGCTTCCTCGCCTCAGGACCTCACGGAGCGCCTCGCCCGGATCACGATCGGCTACACGTTCGACCGCCGCCCCGTCACGGTCGCGGACCTGAGGGCGCAGGGCGTCATGGCGATGCTCCTCAAGGACGCCATCAAGCCGAATCTCGTCCAGACCATCGCGGGGACCCCCGCCCTCGTCCACGGCGGGCCGTTCGCGAACATCGCCCACGGCTGCAATTCGGTCATCGCGACGACGACGGCGCGCCGTCTGGCCGAGGTAGTCGTGACCGAAGCGGGGTTCGGGGCGGATCTCGGCGCGGAGAAGTTCGTGGACATCAAGGCGCGGTGCGCAGATGTGGCGCCCTCCGCCGTCGTCCTCGTCGCGACCGTCCGCGCGCTCAAACACCATGGCGGTCTCCCCCTCGACCGGCTCAGCGAGCCGGACGTCGCCGCCCTCGAGGACGGGTTGCCCAATCTGGCGCGGCACATCGCCACGGTGCGCAAGTTCGGGCTCGAACCGGTGGTTGCGGTGAACCGCTTCGTGACTGATACCGAGGAAGAGCTCGCAGCGATCGTCGCCTGGTGCCGGCAAGCTGGGGTGAGGGCGGCCGTGGCCGATGTCTGGGCCCGAGGCGGCGGGGACGACGGCGGCGACGACCTGGCGCAGGAGGTTCTGGCAGCGCTCGCCGCCCCTGGGGCCTGCCGTCAGCTGTACCCCCTCGAACTGCCAGTCGAAGAGAAGGTCCGCACGATCGTCCGCGAAGTCTACGGGGGCGCGGACGTGGAATTCTCCGAAGCCGCACGGCGCCAGCTCGCCCAGATCCGGGAGAACGGGTGGGACGCGCTGCCCGTATGCATGGCGAAGACGCAGTACTCGTTCTCGGACAACCCATCGCTGCTCGGCGCGCCCGAAGGGTTCACGGTCCATGTGCGGGAGCTGCGGGCGCGGACCGGCGCAGGTTTCATCATCGCGGTCACAGGTACCCTCATGACGATGCCCGGTCTTCCGAAGGACCCCGGCGCGCTGCGGATGGGCCTCGACGAGCGAGGACGCCCCGAGGGACTGTTCTGA
- the mshA gene encoding D-inositol-3-phosphate glycosyltransferase: protein MISLHTSPLEQPGAGDAGGMNVYISHLARALAADGLGIDIYTRATDPLQPDTVLLSPGVRVHHIEAGPRRRLVKEQMPPIADEFAEGLLRRMQDAPRPRVVHSHYWVSGLAGLRAAAEWEIPLVHTMHTMARVKNRHLAAGDLPEPTWRERGEQLIADGATWLTANTAAERDELVRHYDVDEDRIDIVNPGVDLDVFRPAFRSRSRVASGVPAATFHILFAGRLQRLKGPQVLVAAAGELRRRRPDIPLAVTIIGAPSGSLGLDLDALAHEEGLDGVVHRLPPVPAGVLAEWFRSADVVAMPSYSESFGLVALEAQACGTPVVAARVGGLPKAVCDGRTGFLVGGHHPVEWASVLEQLYDDPSTRVDLGRAASIYAQRFGWEQTAEGTRAAYRRAVRAHATAHPVTT, encoded by the coding sequence ATGATCAGCCTCCACACGTCTCCCCTCGAACAGCCGGGAGCGGGCGATGCGGGGGGCATGAACGTGTACATCAGCCACCTCGCGCGCGCACTCGCCGCGGATGGCCTCGGCATCGACATCTACACCCGGGCGACCGATCCCCTGCAGCCCGACACCGTGCTCCTCAGCCCCGGCGTCAGGGTCCACCACATCGAGGCCGGCCCGCGCCGCCGGCTCGTGAAGGAGCAGATGCCGCCCATCGCGGATGAGTTCGCCGAGGGCCTCCTCCGCCGGATGCAGGACGCTCCGCGCCCACGCGTCGTACACAGCCACTACTGGGTGTCCGGCCTCGCAGGCCTCCGCGCGGCGGCCGAATGGGAGATTCCGCTCGTCCACACGATGCACACCATGGCGCGGGTCAAGAACCGTCACCTCGCCGCCGGGGACCTGCCCGAGCCGACCTGGCGCGAGCGCGGGGAGCAGCTCATCGCCGACGGCGCGACATGGCTCACCGCGAACACCGCGGCCGAGCGGGACGAGCTGGTGCGGCACTACGACGTCGACGAGGACCGGATCGACATCGTCAACCCGGGGGTGGACCTCGACGTCTTCCGCCCCGCGTTCCGTTCGCGCTCGCGCGTCGCCTCAGGGGTGCCTGCGGCCACGTTCCACATCCTCTTCGCCGGGCGCCTGCAGCGGCTCAAGGGGCCCCAGGTACTCGTGGCAGCGGCAGGCGAGCTCCGCCGTCGTCGTCCGGACATCCCGCTCGCCGTGACCATCATCGGCGCGCCGAGCGGCTCTCTGGGCCTCGACCTCGACGCGCTCGCCCACGAGGAGGGCCTCGACGGCGTCGTCCACCGCCTCCCGCCCGTCCCCGCAGGCGTGCTCGCGGAGTGGTTCAGGTCCGCTGATGTGGTGGCCATGCCCAGCTACTCCGAATCGTTCGGGCTCGTCGCGCTCGAGGCACAGGCGTGCGGCACTCCGGTCGTCGCCGCACGCGTCGGCGGGCTCCCGAAGGCGGTGTGCGACGGACGCACCGGATTCCTCGTGGGGGGCCACCATCCCGTCGAGTGGGCCAGCGTCCTCGAGCAGCTCTACGACGACCCGTCGACCCGCGTGGACCTGGGCCGCGCGGCGTCGATCTATGCCCAGCGCTTCGGCTGGGAGCAGACCGCGGAAGGGACCCGGGCGGCCTACCGACGGGCAGTCCGCGCGCACGCCACCGCACACCCCGTGACCACCTGA
- the alr gene encoding alanine racemase yields MTSTPDPAVERLPERAAVVDLEAIRHNVRVVRTVAEPARVMAVVKADAYGHGAVPVARAALEAGAAWLGVAHIGEALTLRAAGIDAPTLAWLHTPDSNFSAAVGAGVDLGCSGWELGRIVDAAREQQRPARVHLKIDTGLGRNGVTPDRWEAVLDEATDYQDQGLLRVVGVFSHLAVADEPDRPETDVQLDVFRDAVALAEDAGCDLEVRHIANSPAIFSRPDTHFDLVRAGISIYGLSPFPDQSSSDLGLRPAMTLRTLVSQCKRVPAGQGVSYGLTYRTPGESALGLIPLGYADGVPRTSNGGPVRIGDRTYRVVGRVAMDQLVVDLGPDADVEALAGGEAVLFGTGDDGGPTADDWARAAGTINYEIVTRISPRVPRIHIDSAQHESETGFAPGAVATVAGGPA; encoded by the coding sequence GTGACTTCCACGCCGGACCCCGCAGTAGAACGCCTTCCCGAACGTGCCGCCGTCGTCGATCTGGAGGCGATCCGGCACAACGTCCGCGTCGTGCGGACCGTCGCGGAGCCGGCGCGCGTCATGGCCGTCGTCAAGGCCGACGCCTACGGCCACGGAGCCGTGCCGGTGGCCCGGGCGGCGCTCGAAGCAGGCGCGGCCTGGCTCGGGGTCGCCCACATCGGTGAGGCGCTCACGCTCCGCGCAGCGGGGATCGACGCGCCGACCCTCGCGTGGCTCCACACACCCGACAGCAACTTCTCGGCGGCAGTGGGCGCCGGCGTCGACCTCGGATGCTCGGGCTGGGAGCTCGGCAGGATCGTGGATGCGGCCCGCGAGCAGCAGCGCCCCGCCCGCGTCCACCTCAAGATCGACACGGGACTCGGCCGAAACGGCGTGACGCCGGACCGTTGGGAGGCCGTGCTCGACGAGGCCACCGACTATCAGGATCAGGGATTGCTCCGCGTCGTCGGCGTCTTCAGCCACCTTGCCGTCGCCGACGAGCCTGACCGGCCCGAGACCGACGTCCAGCTCGACGTCTTCCGCGACGCCGTCGCGCTCGCCGAGGACGCCGGCTGCGACCTCGAGGTGCGCCACATCGCCAATTCGCCCGCGATCTTCTCGCGGCCCGACACCCACTTCGATCTCGTCCGTGCAGGCATCTCCATCTACGGGCTCTCGCCGTTCCCGGACCAGTCGTCCTCTGATCTCGGCCTTCGCCCCGCCATGACGCTGCGCACGCTGGTCTCCCAGTGCAAGCGCGTCCCTGCGGGGCAGGGCGTGAGCTACGGGCTGACGTACCGCACGCCGGGGGAGAGCGCGCTCGGGCTCATCCCGCTCGGCTACGCCGACGGTGTGCCCCGGACGTCCAACGGCGGCCCTGTAAGGATCGGGGACAGGACGTATCGCGTTGTCGGGCGTGTCGCGATGGACCAGCTGGTCGTGGATCTCGGGCCCGACGCCGACGTCGAAGCCCTTGCCGGCGGCGAGGCGGTGCTCTTCGGCACGGGCGACGACGGCGGCCCCACAGCGGACGACTGGGCTCGAGCCGCCGGGACCATCAACTACGAGATCGTGACCCGGATCAGCCCGCGCGTACCCCGCATCCACATCGATTCGGCACAGCACGAGTCCGAGACAGGCTTCGCTCCCGGTGCCGTCGCGACCGTAGCGGGAGGGCCGGCGTGA
- the tsaB gene encoding tRNA (adenosine(37)-N6)-threonylcarbamoyltransferase complex dimerization subunit type 1 TsaB, translated as MILLVIDTSAIASAAIVRWHEDEARGAVLAQFATEDTKSHAEVLAPGIRALLIEQELKGSDVDRIVVGVGPGPFTGLRSGIATARALAFAWNTPLAGLMSLDAIAWDVLAGVRPPATEFLVATDARRREVYWARYSARGVLLEGPQVDYPDALPALPVYGAGGGIYREKLESAGAVVVRTFENAQPTAASLGLAAVERLARGEELLDAAPRYLRESDAKVPGPRKKALS; from the coding sequence GTGATCCTCCTCGTCATCGACACGTCTGCTATCGCGTCCGCGGCGATTGTGCGCTGGCACGAGGATGAGGCTCGGGGCGCCGTCCTTGCCCAGTTCGCGACGGAGGACACCAAGTCGCACGCCGAGGTCCTCGCGCCCGGCATCCGTGCGCTGCTCATCGAACAGGAGCTCAAGGGCTCGGACGTCGACAGGATCGTGGTCGGCGTCGGGCCCGGCCCCTTTACGGGACTCCGCTCCGGCATCGCGACGGCGCGGGCCCTCGCCTTCGCGTGGAACACCCCGCTCGCGGGCCTCATGAGCCTCGATGCGATCGCGTGGGACGTCCTCGCGGGAGTCAGGCCGCCGGCCACCGAATTTCTCGTCGCGACGGACGCGCGGCGCCGCGAAGTCTACTGGGCGCGGTATTCCGCGCGCGGCGTCCTCCTCGAAGGGCCTCAGGTCGACTACCCGGATGCGCTCCCGGCGCTGCCCGTGTACGGCGCGGGCGGCGGGATCTACCGGGAGAAGCTCGAGTCGGCCGGCGCCGTCGTCGTCCGGACCTTCGAGAACGCCCAGCCGACGGCCGCGTCGCTGGGGCTCGCCGCCGTCGAACGCTTGGCCCGCGGCGAGGAACTGCTGGACGCGGCGCCGCGCTACCTCCGGGAATCCGATGCGAAGGTTCCTGGGCCGCGGAAGAAGGCGCTCTCATGA
- the rimI gene encoding ribosomal protein S18-alanine N-acetyltransferase: MTAAQSLPADVVLRDMTAADVPAVHALEKVLFPMDAWPEHMFRDELSQPETRRYYVVEEHGPDGAPRIVAYAGVMCVPPIADVQTIAVVPEREGQGIGSAVLTELIAEARRRGAHDVLLEVRADNPRAQGLYRGFGFTQIHTRRRYYRDGVDAHIMQLPLERPEGGDQ, encoded by the coding sequence ATGACCGCGGCGCAGTCGTTGCCCGCCGACGTTGTGCTCCGGGACATGACCGCAGCAGACGTCCCCGCCGTCCACGCGCTCGAGAAGGTCCTGTTCCCCATGGACGCATGGCCCGAGCACATGTTCCGCGACGAACTCTCGCAGCCGGAGACGAGGCGCTACTACGTGGTCGAGGAGCACGGGCCCGACGGCGCGCCGCGGATCGTTGCGTACGCCGGGGTCATGTGTGTGCCGCCGATCGCGGACGTGCAGACCATCGCCGTCGTGCCTGAACGCGAGGGGCAAGGCATCGGCTCGGCCGTGCTCACGGAGCTGATCGCGGAGGCCCGACGGCGCGGCGCGCACGACGTGCTGCTCGAGGTCCGGGCCGACAACCCCAGAGCGCAGGGGCTGTACCGCGGGTTCGGCTTCACCCAGATCCACACGCGCCGGCGCTACTACCGCGACGGCGTCGACGCCCACATCATGCAGCTGCCGCTCGAGCGGCCCGAGGGAGGAGACCAGTGA